From the genome of Neodiprion pinetum isolate iyNeoPine1 chromosome 3, iyNeoPine1.2, whole genome shotgun sequence, one region includes:
- the LOC124214911 gene encoding partitioning defective 3 homolog, with the protein MKVTVCFDNIRVVVPCGDGTLLVKDLMREATLRYKKATGRNDAWLTINSLSSLTGGGLLDPDDRLCDVADDREQIVAHFVSGETIHVGGDGASSVGTNSPDFFHGDHKEQHYVVNPRAANSSSHIKRESAKRLSMHSLSTKEPSLLTPYSAQSLPRESRRKEPLGQDSKSYFDFAVSKNENFCLNGQAANDAEEVVIKNEAGPLGLHVVPCYDLLGNDQGLRVERIESNGRIARDGQIGLHDKIVKINGNNLLHVPFSKVQEIFVTAMNEPCLKISVIKNRKSKSDKDAKNLSNHSSNSKNEADDSQRKIQCSNYNLLQTANTRKIGRMIEIELTKGTNGLGFSVTTRDNPAGGHCPIYIKNILPKGAAVEDGRLRPGDRLLEVNNMEMTGKNQAEVVSLLRSISPGGKVKMVVSRQEEVPSVTSDVPVIPSYVPRELTVSSHSAESTDYWKGQSRSPSKKRDVEETGEKIETHSYGEGGLKNPKTSDDVILSPRKNRMILTLDIPVHDSEKAGLGVSVKGKTSSTDDNSSVDLGIFIKSVLHGGAASRDGRLRTNDQLLNVNGVSLLGLSNSDAMETLRRAMLNTNSSVTGVITLTIARRVSSYDGGCEKIYIDSVSNSRSKTELINRVYGGSETATTNQSENRVREKNDLNCQSDTVDNGQINSATSSSPWNPVIDRLTEQYNKNSLRNESYCLATNKTWMEHGNKGQKLAPMHKEDSMESVLAEESITVGKNQTGRKHNPNDKDGQFSEDPSYDSQLSLEEIGSSGNKFSRDALGRQSMSEKRHAALDAKNTDTYKRNKKLREGREVKSAEPSSTHNQRENVEVPSATPKKAQSVENFENIGVKTISRESTFVDEQKTRRGKVNNPDPTPDSNPDYLYTIPGRTKMISPRKHWLVDDVQAEISDANNYRSENDGFPNSRGDVKQASLNSALDDRYKRSRKKGGIRSMLRLGKNRKSLNFGDNIESRQEANNYCSGTINYIA; encoded by the coding sequence ATGAAGGTAACCGTTTGTTTTGACAATATAAGGGTGGTAGTTCCGTGCGGAGATGGAACGCTACTTGTCAAAGACCTGATGCGCGAGGCCACCTTGAGATATAAAAAAGCTACGGGTCGAAACGATGCCTGGTTGACGATTAACAGCCTGTCGTCGCTGACCGGCGGAGGTCTCCTCGACCCTGACGACAGGCTTTGCGACGTGGCCGACGACCGGGAGCAAATTGTGGCACATTTTGTCTCCGGTGAAACTATACACGTTGGCGGAGACGGCGCGAGCTCCGTCGGGACGAATAGTCCGGACTTCTTTCACGGGGATCACAAGGAACAACACTACGTTGTAAATCCAAGAGCGGCGAATTCCTCGAGCCATATAAAACGGGAGAGCGCCAAGAGATTGTCGATGCATTCCCTATCAACCAAAGAACCCTCCCTCCTGACACCTTACTCGGCTCAATCTCTGCCCCGTGAATCCAGACGCAAAGAACCCCTCGGTCAGGACTCAAAGTCGTATTTTGACTTTGCTgtatcgaaaaatgaaaacttttgCCTCAACGGTCAAGCCGCTAACGACGCCGAAGAAGTGGTGATTAAGAATGAGGCCGGACCTTTGGGGCTGCACGTCGTTCCTTGCTACGATTTATTGGGCAATGATCAGGGTCTCAGAGTCGAGAGGATAGAAAGCAACGGTCGGATAGCCAGGGACGGTCAAATCGGGCTCCACGAtaaaatcgttaaaataaATGGAAACAATCTTTTGCACGTACCATTCTCAAAGGTTCAAGAGATATTCGTGACCGCCATGAACGAGCCGTGTCTAAAGATATCGGTTATAAAGAATAGGAAGTCGAAAAGCGACAAGGACGCAAAGAACTTGAGCAACCATAGCAGTAACTCGAAAAACGAAGCCGACGATAGCCAGAGGAAAATACAATGCAGCAATTATAATCTACTGCAGACGgctaacacgaggaaaattggAAGAATGATAGAAATCGAACTGACCAAGGGAACGAATGGACTCGGTTTCAGCGTAACAACCAGAGACAATCCTGCCGGTGGTCATTGTCCGATTTACATTAAGAATATCCTTCCGAAAGGCGCGGCAGTCGAGGATGGTCGTCTCAGACCTGGGGACCGTCTTCTGGAAGTGAACAACATGGAAATGACCGGAAAGAATCAGGCGGAGGTAGTTTCGTTACTGCGAAGTATTTCTCCCGGAGGTAAAGTCAAGATGGTCGTGTCTCGTCAGGAAGAAGTTCCGTCGGTAACGTCGGACGTGCCTGTAATACCTTCGTACGTTCCGAGAGAGCTTACGGTTTCCTCTCATTCTGCCGAAAGCACGGATTATTGGAAAGGTCAGAGCAGATCGCCGAGCAAGAAACGAGACGTCGAAGAAACCGGTGAAAAAATCGAGACGCACAGCTACGGCGAAGGCGGCTTGAAGAACCCAAAAACATCCGACGACGTCATTTTATCACCTCGAAAAAATCGGATGATACTTACGCTCGACATTCCTGTTCATGATTCGGAAAAAGCAGGACTCGGGGTCAGCGTAAAGGGAAAGACCAGCAGCACCGATGATAACTCGAGCGTAGATCTTGGGATTTTTATAAAGAGCGTTCTGCACGGCGGAGCCGCTTCGAGAGACGGACGTCTCAGGACCAACGATCAACTCCTCAATGTAAACGGAGTCTCGCTACTCGGTTTGTCGAATTCCGATGCTATGGAGACACTCAGGCGCGCGATGCTCAACACAAACAGCTCTGTAACCGGCGTTATCACGCTGACGATAGCTCGACGAGTTTCGTCCTACGACGGAGGGTGCGAAAAAATCTATATCGATTCTGTATCAAATTCCAGGTCCAAGACCGAACTTATCAACAGAGTTTACGGTGGCAGCGAAACGGCGACTACCAACCAGAGCGAAAACAGAGTCAGGGAGAAGAACGACTTGAATTGCCAGTCGGACACGGTCGACAACGGGCAGATAAACTCGGCGACATCGTCGTCACCTTGGAACCCGGTTATAGACAGACTGACGGAGCAGTATAACAAGAATAGTCTGAGAAACGAGAGCTATTGTTTAGCGACGAATAAAACTTGGATGGAACACGGTAACAAGGGCCAGAAATTGGCCCCGATGCACAAGGAAGATTCGATGGAATCTGTTCTCGCTGAGGAATCTATCACGGTCGGTAAAAACCAGACCGGTAGAAAACACAACCCCAACGATAAGGATGGACAGTTTTCCGAGGATCCGAGCTACGACAGTCAGCTGTCGCTAGAGGAGATCGGCTCGTCGGGAAACAAGTTTTCCCGCGATGCCCTAGGGCGACAAAGCATGTCCGAGAAAAGGCACGCCGCTTTAGACGCAAAGAACACCGACACCTACAAGAGAAACAAGAAGCTAAGAGAGGGAAGAGAGGTGAAAAGCGCCGAACCTTCATCGACTCACAATCAGCGGGAAAACGTCGAAGTTCCGAGTGCGACGCCGAAGAAGGCGCAGagcgttgaaaatttcgaaaatattggCGTCAAGACAATTTCCAGAGAGAGTACTTTCGTCGATGAGCAAAAAACTCGTCGCGGCAAGGTCAACAACCCCGATCCGACACCGGATTCCAACCCTGATTACCTCTACACGATACCTGGACGAACCAAAATGATTTCACCGAGAAAACACTGGCTCGTCGACGACGTACAGGCCGAGATTTCGGATGCCAACAATTACAGGAGCGAAAACGATGGTTTTCCAAACAGCCGAGGCGACGTGAAACAAGCTTCGCTAAATTCCGCTCTCGATGATCGATATAAAAGGTCGAGGAAAAAAGGCGGCATCAGATCGATGCTCCGACTTGGGAAAAATAGAAAGTCGCTCAATTTCGGTGACAATATAGAGTCACGCCAAGAGGCTAATAATTATTGCAGTGGaactataaattatatagCGTAG